AGCCATCCTGCCCAACTCTGCTTGCACTGAAGAGTTTTGTGTTTTGCTGGAAAATCTGTCTTATTCAACTGTTAAAAGAAACATTAAAGAACTTTTCCACCATGCAAGGCTTCAGGATGACCAGATACTGTACCTGCTAGACAGAGGGGGTAGGAGAACAAGATCAGCATTTGTGCTCTTTAAAAGCCTAAGCAACTACTGTGCTGCCTTGACTCGCCACAAAGAAGAATTCCTCAACAGGAATGTGTATATATCTCCTATATCAAGAGAGAAGATGCTCTCCATTCTGGAGTCATGTAACCCCAAGGATGGACCTTGTGAGGCGACGGAAAGATTTAAAGGAAGCCCTCCAAGTCGGCAAGGAGATCCATACAACTCTGAGAAAGTGTGTCTCTATGTTCAGAATATGCCCTTTGATGTGCGAAAAGTCGAGATCATGGACTTCTTCTTCGGGTTGAATATAACTGAGGATAGTGTTCTCTTGCTTCGTGACCACAAAGGAGCGGGTATTGGAGAGGCTTTGGTTGTCTTTCAGTTTGAAGGAGAGGCTATGAATGCTCAATCTCTAAATGGGCAGCGGTTTCTTGGGTCACAAGTGGTGTTGaaatgcattgcacggtctgaGATGCGGGAGTTCGGTGTGGGGCCCCCAATGCTTGAAGAGCCAATGGCATGTGAAGAAAGGCATTCTGCACGGAGCAGCAGCGAGGGACCCTATCCTGGTGACATGGACTACCCAAACATGAGGGAACCATCCCATGCTGATATGCCGATGGCTAATCTCCAGGTTCAAATCCATGGCGGCAGCAGTAGGGATTCTCTTGTGCATTATCCTCAAGGGGGAGGAAATGGATCATCGCACACAGACATGGCTCCCCCTGCACAGAATTTCGATGGTCCCACTTGCCTAAAGCTTGTCAACTTGCCGTCTCAAATCAAGATGGATGAGGTCTATGACTTTTGCTATGGATATCGTGTCATCCCTGGATCTGTCTCACTGCAGTACAATAAAAATGGCATGCCAAAAGGCTCTGCAACAGTAGTGTTTGAATCTCGCCAGGAAGCATTAACGGCAGTTCGAGAACTCAGTGGAAGACCAATTGGTAATCGAAAAATACagcttgtttttgtgtgaacATGGGGTGTGGTTTGGGGTTATGGTATTTAAAACAAATGGCATATAATCTTtaattatgttttcttttttattaagcCATTGTTTGTCAAATTGATTCTTTATTTTGAGATGATCTTTAACCTTAAGTCAATGTATCgtcac
The Gadus macrocephalus chromosome 6, ASM3116895v1 DNA segment above includes these coding regions:
- the rbm12bb gene encoding RNA binding motif protein 12Bb, with the protein product MAVVIRLQGLRITAGSEDIRNFFTGLKIPDGGVHIIGGENEEAFIIFASDEDARRAMIRSGGCIKGSPVNLLLSSKSEMQSLLEESTKNAELDQKRPLKEDSRRLHGDVPVGPRRTNHPDAGRSSGGRAGHSLTRYRRTASPSNDDLYVFLKGMPFSVTESDVRQFFDGLLVDGIILMKNGRGQNNGLGLVKFATRQDARDGIKRDRGYIGSRFVEVYLATEQQWHELGGVGGYNNNGKFEKGKSPQELARHPRRLRSRSPLAILPNSACTEEFCVLLENLSYSTVKRNIKELFHHARLQDDQILYLLDRGGRRTRSAFVLFKSLSNYCAALTRHKEEFLNRNVYISPISREKMLSILESCNPKDGPCEATERFKGSPPSRQGDPYNSEKVCLYVQNMPFDVRKVEIMDFFFGLNITEDSVLLLRDHKGAGIGEALVVFQFEGEAMNAQSLNGQRFLGSQVVLKCIARSEMREFGVGPPMLEEPMACEERHSARSSSEGPYPGDMDYPNMREPSHADMPMANLQVQIHGGSSRDSLVHYPQGGGNGSSHTDMAPPAQNFDGPTCLKLVNLPSQIKMDEVYDFCYGYRVIPGSVSLQYNKNGMPKGSATVVFESRQEALTAVRELSGRPIGNRKIQLVFV